The following proteins come from a genomic window of Ilumatobacter coccineus YM16-304:
- the dnaJ gene encoding molecular chaperone DnaJ, whose protein sequence is MSAQREWLEKDYYETLGVASTATDKEIKKAYRKLAGDLHPDKNPGNAAAEEKFKDVSAAYDVLGDEAKRKEYDEVRAMGPMGGGPGGFSFNVGDMAGDGGLGDVLGSMFGRGTRGPTRGRGASSAGVGPRRGADITAQLTVDFADAVTGIETSLFLTTDAQCSTCGGSGAKPGTSPKVCGNCGGRGVVDDNQGFFAMSSPCRICQGNGVIIEHPCDTCHGSGIEKRPREVKTRIPAGVKDGQTIKLKGRGAPGRNGGPNGDLLVELKVMPHPRFGRRGDNLTVTVPIEFTQAALGADVDVPTLDGSTVKLRIKPGTQSGSRHRVKSKGIHRTTRQGTVDGDLIVTVEVRVPTELNDAQRSAIEALAEATTVETQGS, encoded by the coding sequence ATGTCTGCACAACGTGAATGGCTCGAGAAGGACTACTACGAGACGCTCGGTGTCGCTTCGACGGCGACCGACAAAGAGATCAAGAAGGCGTACCGCAAACTCGCCGGTGACCTCCATCCCGACAAGAACCCCGGAAACGCCGCGGCCGAAGAGAAGTTCAAAGACGTGTCGGCCGCGTACGACGTGCTCGGCGACGAGGCCAAGCGCAAGGAGTACGACGAGGTCCGTGCGATGGGCCCGATGGGCGGCGGACCCGGAGGGTTCTCGTTCAACGTCGGCGACATGGCCGGCGACGGTGGCCTCGGCGACGTCCTCGGCTCCATGTTCGGGCGCGGCACCCGCGGCCCCACCCGCGGTCGTGGCGCCTCCTCCGCCGGCGTCGGCCCGCGTCGCGGTGCCGACATCACCGCGCAGCTCACCGTCGACTTCGCCGACGCGGTCACCGGTATCGAGACATCGCTGTTCCTCACGACCGACGCGCAGTGTTCGACGTGCGGCGGCTCGGGCGCCAAGCCGGGCACCAGCCCGAAGGTCTGCGGCAACTGCGGCGGGCGCGGCGTGGTCGACGACAACCAGGGCTTTTTCGCCATGTCGTCGCCCTGTCGCATCTGCCAGGGCAACGGGGTCATCATCGAGCACCCGTGCGACACCTGCCACGGCTCCGGCATCGAGAAGCGCCCTCGTGAAGTCAAGACGCGCATCCCGGCCGGCGTCAAAGACGGCCAGACCATCAAGCTCAAGGGGCGCGGCGCACCTGGACGCAATGGCGGTCCCAACGGCGATCTGCTCGTCGAACTCAAGGTCATGCCGCACCCTCGGTTCGGTCGTCGTGGCGACAACCTCACGGTCACCGTGCCGATCGAGTTCACGCAGGCTGCGCTCGGCGCCGACGTCGACGTGCCGACGCTCGACGGCTCGACCGTCAAGCTCCGGATCAAGCCCGGAACGCAGTCGGGCAGTCGCCATCGGGTGAAGAGCAAGGGCATCCACCGGACCACCCGACAGGGCACGGTCGACGGCGACCTCATCGTCACGGTCGAGGTGCGGGTGCCGACGGAGCTGAACGACGCGCAGCGCTCGGCGATCGAAGCGCTCGCCGAGGCCACTACGGTGGAGACGCAAGGGAGCTGA
- a CDS encoding type VII secretion protein EccC produces the protein MDVVVRTPHGDADIDIVSAPGTTTLGDLITAVTGQAPPAVARVDDRTVNASQTLTSLGLMVGSVIDANAPDPHDTKPDDVRVNLQQLTGRGAGSIRSLSSGRFRIGPGRRLNASEMIEAPVETEAFEIDVQRNGSVEVTPGPRVGGALGVMTPTLDQKLFDRELPWTSGRLSVGGRLFELENPALAPPRRTLPDPDHRGAVPFQRQPRIAGIPELLAVSAKRRAASAGQGLWARRRTDPGAYTLPFGILPDDHTVAVVDFLRHRGAALVGSDRFGAGLARTLLVEAATQYGPSDLEIVIASTPERLGQWDWAKWLPHLRHGDPSAPPALFAERLDLETWAASITGRPQVDAFSARREAAAASDDGTPNRWTAPSSVTAAAVTTLLVLDDISLWSRRDSPLRNVLVDPPAHLRIIALCGGMHEAPGMCSALVEERLPVDVVADAGDDLGSTSLYGSLATLHLRIGQSPEEVSDIRPAFVEPVLATEIARSLAPLDDLDVTRPPQIPTRFAPPSLAELIDIQAATDAQANGLTVALGLVEQSGPAGIGSVVAERRPVRVDLAESRVTLVSAPDRETHDTLVAAAILGATAVRRTEQLSVLTVGSRRPSWHGEIPHIAGHVDRSTPDDPARLVHRVAHVLTQQPGLEVLVVIEDAFTTPQPSGSDDRVVPNSLLTGMLELAESLSRVHLLITTEHPVASLPDSIRNRCGITIDVGGSADEPRGTVTSEHAEVRFVAPTRLGGPSELDVTPILDANALLIRPCVHGRAMTPLERRVGRSAPRAASSDQYDPATQQIAQRIAAETTTLDDGSGLPEGGLLPPPLPTSVDLGSLLATHDGDGIPLGLLDRPEQADNEAYWWAPGPHGSLLAIGSPRSGMTQLADLLAVGIAARLSTDDLRVFVIEPLPQRRRAYDALPHTVAAVSTDEHHAAQRVVSTVAELLEMRRSGELAEEAAVLLVIGDLARLIRWLPDDQRDDVLETLATIGSDGPALGVNLVCITTRVDDLGPLVRLSGDRLVGTVSEASDRTRLGVPAPGPADRHPGRCWSADADRRLQLATPPDSVEHEVARLAPEMGAEPRAAAAHERRPG, from the coding sequence ATGGACGTCGTGGTGCGAACTCCCCATGGTGATGCCGACATCGACATCGTCTCGGCACCCGGCACCACCACGCTCGGCGACCTCATCACCGCGGTCACCGGTCAGGCACCGCCGGCGGTGGCCCGCGTCGACGACCGCACGGTCAACGCGTCGCAGACGCTCACCTCGCTCGGCCTGATGGTCGGATCGGTCATCGACGCCAACGCCCCCGATCCGCACGACACCAAGCCCGATGACGTCCGCGTCAACCTGCAGCAGTTGACGGGCCGCGGTGCCGGGTCGATCCGCTCGTTGTCGTCGGGTCGATTCCGGATCGGACCCGGACGGCGCCTCAACGCCTCCGAGATGATCGAGGCACCGGTCGAGACCGAGGCCTTCGAGATCGACGTCCAACGCAACGGTTCGGTCGAGGTCACCCCGGGACCGCGCGTGGGTGGTGCGCTCGGCGTGATGACGCCGACGCTCGACCAGAAGTTGTTCGACCGCGAACTGCCGTGGACATCCGGTCGACTGAGCGTCGGCGGTCGACTCTTCGAGTTGGAGAACCCGGCACTCGCTCCGCCGCGCCGCACCCTCCCCGACCCCGACCACCGAGGCGCCGTCCCGTTCCAGCGACAACCCCGCATCGCAGGCATCCCCGAACTGCTGGCCGTGTCGGCGAAACGCCGCGCGGCGTCGGCCGGGCAAGGGCTCTGGGCGCGCCGCCGAACCGATCCGGGCGCGTACACGCTGCCGTTCGGCATCCTGCCCGACGACCACACCGTCGCCGTCGTCGACTTCCTCCGGCATCGAGGTGCGGCGCTCGTCGGTTCCGACCGATTCGGTGCCGGCCTCGCCCGGACGCTGCTGGTCGAAGCCGCCACGCAGTACGGGCCATCCGACCTCGAGATCGTCATCGCCTCCACGCCCGAACGGCTCGGTCAGTGGGACTGGGCGAAGTGGCTGCCACACCTCCGACACGGCGACCCGAGCGCTCCCCCGGCGCTGTTCGCCGAACGGCTCGACCTCGAGACCTGGGCAGCATCGATCACCGGACGCCCCCAGGTCGACGCGTTCAGCGCACGCCGCGAAGCGGCCGCTGCGTCCGACGACGGCACCCCGAACCGCTGGACGGCGCCGAGCAGCGTCACCGCGGCCGCCGTGACCACGCTGCTCGTCCTCGACGACATCAGCCTCTGGAGCCGTCGCGACTCGCCGCTGCGCAACGTGCTCGTCGACCCACCGGCCCACCTTCGAATCATCGCCTTGTGCGGCGGCATGCACGAGGCGCCGGGCATGTGCTCGGCGCTCGTCGAAGAACGGCTGCCGGTCGACGTGGTCGCCGACGCCGGCGACGACCTGGGCAGCACGTCGCTCTACGGGTCGCTCGCCACGTTGCACCTGCGGATCGGTCAGTCCCCCGAAGAGGTCTCCGACATCCGCCCGGCGTTCGTCGAACCGGTGCTCGCCACCGAGATCGCACGATCGCTGGCACCGCTCGACGACCTCGACGTCACCCGCCCGCCGCAGATTCCGACGCGGTTCGCGCCGCCATCGCTCGCCGAACTCATCGACATCCAGGCCGCCACCGACGCGCAGGCGAACGGCCTCACCGTGGCGCTCGGCCTCGTCGAGCAGTCCGGTCCCGCCGGCATCGGTTCGGTGGTCGCCGAACGCCGTCCCGTGCGAGTCGACCTCGCCGAGTCGAGGGTCACGCTGGTGAGCGCGCCAGACCGCGAAACGCACGACACGCTCGTCGCCGCCGCCATCCTCGGCGCCACCGCCGTGCGCCGCACCGAGCAACTGTCGGTCCTCACGGTCGGCTCCCGGCGTCCATCGTGGCACGGCGAGATCCCTCACATCGCCGGACACGTCGACCGTTCCACCCCCGACGACCCGGCCCGCCTCGTCCACCGGGTCGCGCACGTGCTCACCCAGCAGCCGGGACTCGAGGTCCTCGTGGTGATCGAAGACGCTTTCACCACGCCGCAGCCGTCGGGCAGCGACGACCGTGTGGTGCCCAACAGCCTCCTCACCGGCATGCTCGAACTCGCCGAGTCGCTCTCTCGCGTGCACCTCCTCATCACGACCGAACACCCGGTCGCGTCGCTCCCCGATTCGATCCGCAACCGCTGCGGCATCACGATCGACGTCGGTGGCTCGGCCGACGAACCGCGAGGCACGGTCACCAGCGAGCATGCCGAGGTCCGCTTCGTCGCCCCGACCCGCCTGGGTGGACCGAGCGAACTCGACGTGACACCGATCCTCGACGCCAACGCACTGCTCATCCGACCGTGCGTCCACGGCCGAGCGATGACCCCGCTCGAACGTCGGGTCGGACGTAGCGCGCCGCGTGCCGCTTCGTCAGATCAGTACGACCCGGCGACGCAACAGATCGCGCAGCGGATCGCCGCCGAGACCACCACGCTCGACGACGGCAGCGGGCTCCCCGAAGGAGGTCTGCTCCCGCCGCCACTGCCCACGTCGGTCGACCTCGGCAGCCTGCTCGCCACACACGACGGCGACGGCATTCCTCTCGGGCTCCTCGACCGGCCCGAGCAGGCCGACAACGAGGCGTACTGGTGGGCGCCGGGTCCGCACGGTTCGCTGCTCGCCATCGGTTCGCCCCGTTCGGGCATGACCCAACTGGCCGACCTGCTCGCCGTCGGAATCGCGGCGCGGCTCTCGACCGACGACCTGCGCGTCTTCGTGATCGAGCCGCTCCCGCAGCGACGCCGCGCGTACGACGCGCTGCCGCACACCGTCGCCGCGGTGTCGACCGACGAACACCACGCCGCGCAGCGGGTCGTCTCGACCGTCGCCGAACTGCTCGAGATGCGACGAAGCGGCGAACTGGCCGAGGAGGCCGCGGTGCTGCTCGTGATCGGCGACCTCGCACGGCTCATCCGCTGGCTCCCCGACGACCAGCGCGACGACGTGCTCGAAACGCTCGCCACGATCGGCAGCGACGGCCCGGCCCTCGGCGTCAACCTCGTGTGCATCACCACCCGGGTCGACGACCTCGGACCGCTGGTGCGTCTCTCGGGCGATCGCCTGGTCGGCACCGTGTCGGAGGCGAGCGACCGCACTCGGCTCGGTGTGCCCGCACCCGGACCCGCCGACCGTCACCCCGGTCGATGCTGGTCGGCCGACGCCGACCGACGACTGCAACTCGCCACGCCTCCCGACTCCGTCGAGCACGAAGTGGCACGGCTGGCACCCGAGATGGGCGCCGAACCGCGAGCGGCCGCGGCCCACGAACGGCGGCCTGGATGA
- a CDS encoding nucleotide exchange factor GrpE: MADDAAGLPGNTGPGDNFDPEVHGVDDGEFASTGSGASRPADGSGGQGVDEDGTRASEVDDVTAGLDRDDVDAALAAEIDGIDVDFSDVDVAAVLSERDEYKNLAQRVQADFDNFRKQSAIRAQQEADRATGRLAEALLPVLDAAEAAFLNHPAEIEPLLNQMLAELKKHGLETLDLDGQPFDPEVAEAVAHEPGDGGEPIVAEVLRSGYQWKGKTLRAAMVKTKD, encoded by the coding sequence ATGGCAGACGACGCAGCCGGGCTTCCCGGCAACACGGGTCCTGGTGACAACTTCGACCCAGAGGTGCACGGCGTCGACGATGGCGAGTTCGCTTCCACCGGCTCGGGCGCCTCGCGCCCGGCCGACGGAAGCGGGGGCCAAGGCGTCGACGAAGACGGCACTCGCGCCAGCGAGGTCGACGACGTCACCGCCGGACTCGACCGTGACGATGTCGACGCAGCACTCGCTGCCGAGATCGACGGCATCGACGTCGACTTCTCCGATGTCGACGTTGCCGCCGTGCTCAGCGAACGCGACGAGTACAAGAACCTGGCCCAGCGCGTGCAGGCCGACTTCGACAACTTCCGCAAGCAGTCGGCCATCCGGGCGCAGCAGGAAGCCGACCGGGCGACCGGCCGGCTGGCCGAAGCGCTGCTCCCGGTGCTCGACGCCGCCGAGGCCGCTTTCCTCAACCATCCCGCCGAGATCGAGCCGCTGCTCAATCAGATGCTGGCCGAGTTGAAGAAGCACGGGTTGGAGACGCTCGACCTCGATGGTCAACCGTTCGACCCGGAAGTCGCCGAAGCGGTGGCCCACGAACCCGGTGACGGCGGAGAACCGATCGTCGCCGAAGTGCTGCGCAGCGGCTACCAGTGGAAGGGCAAGACCCTCCGCGCCGCCATGGTCAAGACGAAGGACTGA
- a CDS encoding heat shock protein transcriptional repressor HspR → MTKRATTRAVYVISVAAELAGMHPQTLRIYERRGLVTPARTEGGNRRYSDADIALLQRISELTNEGMNLEGIRRVMRLEDENARLRSELEKAREIALHAIREAEQRPAPRSGGSDLVPLKQAVAVFGQRPSIFDER, encoded by the coding sequence ATGACCAAACGAGCCACCACACGAGCCGTCTACGTGATCTCCGTCGCCGCCGAGCTGGCGGGCATGCACCCGCAGACGCTGCGCATCTACGAGCGACGTGGCCTCGTCACGCCCGCTCGGACCGAAGGCGGCAACCGCCGATACAGCGATGCCGACATCGCGCTGCTGCAACGCATCTCGGAGCTCACCAACGAAGGCATGAACCTCGAGGGCATCCGCCGCGTCATGCGGCTCGAAGACGAGAACGCCCGACTCCGCAGCGAACTCGAGAAGGCGCGCGAGATCGCGCTGCACGCAATCCGTGAGGCCGAACAGCGCCCGGCGCCGCGGTCGGGTGGATCCGACCTGGTGCCGCTGAAGCAGGCGGTGGCAGTCTTCGGGCAGCGCCCGTCGATCTTCGACGAGCGCTGA
- a CDS encoding Ig-like domain-containing protein codes for MPMTSTPSTVTWKQVVAAMVATVMCLSALVVVFRSDGLPAVDAASSRATRWFVHEPSGRAVLVDGFGGRALASREAGVPGDDLFVAEGGGQAYLLNDTTGEVRSIDTAELRLGPPQGLASLGSGLAIARSGASGLLVANPLAGEATLSPAGADSVEIAFDADQIAGVETFGTIALGPDGSVWTLVDGTLDRATSASTTSEDLGIAGGPDGGSLSLVGNLPLVLDREGRRVRLGGGSWQELPTQIDGSEIVLQQPGPQHSCGWVGADDDLWCVSEDGIEVSSTVPGLDVDGSSLLGIAGDAAALVRRGPTQVVQFDWRSQEILDSQPATVLSDAVLNVTVTTDIVWVDDTNGDFVWTVHPWGIQRVNKNDASLLVLGADGDVVQDGDSAKGDSAGADDGVSTTPDLLEADNNGTDDPPRAVDDQVTARSGNSVPIAVTANDYDPDGEAIAIVDVATPGHGLVEIGTASTIVFTPDAGYVGLDQFEYTIADGDGTRASATVSVELLPPGATNQSPIGAPDTAQTGPGRPVVVEVLLNDVDPERDSLRIDTFLPPASGGDVAIVEGPSGAPALQFTPTNGFEGTATFSYRPIDTFEAVGEDVEVRVEVARLGDDNRPPVVRPDAVRTRRNTETPLPVLVNDKDPDGDPLSLSVVRPLPDGLDVVVQGEQLGITARAGAADQVPFQYEVDDGNGNVVRGAVLVVVIDDIEPNRPPVVSPDIETAVVGQTILIDVTANDSDPDGDPLAVVATSQPEGRGTVALAGRNQVEFIAAAFDDEEESNARFTYTVSDGNGHEVVGDVTVTVLAQALPEPPYAQDDSTFTFMNEPVTIDVLRNDGDPSGERPTLIGRPGCPGGGVATVTADSQVRYDPPANGTGAYRCTYEVTNTQGLRDSAAIIISVREPEVTNEPPRALDDLVFVEVNDSIPVDVSANDTDPDGSDLALKVTSSTRPIVGSAVRNGNVITYTAGPNVGTATIEYQIEDEGGAIATGFMQVRITEVQNLAPVARIDTRTIPGPGVPTTIDLLDNDSDPDDTPGGLTLETASLTSGGGTLSLVGGGVVQISPAPDFVGAITGVYSISDGDGLTSSSSFTLNVLEPINRAPLAADDAASVVNGGSVTTPVLFNDSDPDGDSLSLSIIGGPDPALGSASVTGDQSISFSATPGQSGVAIVNYQVSDGELTDTASLRISIASCAQSAPTAGDAFLETGYQQPIAINLANYASNGTVTEVNGPPTYQNGTYTPPAGTNGNITITYAVVNDCRQRATGTITVDVNQDPVGQNQSVTLGRGEVREIPVGAIASDDEGLIISGSSGAPGWVTTGPDRVVIAPTQAVADGAYSWSVTVTDPGGLTATVGLTAVVTNEGPRAEPDTIDVSGGAATVDIVANDSDPDGPNSALRVQSVPSSITFTNGSTGTVALQPDGRSIRVTPGSGRGQATFQYTIVDGSGALSAAATVTVNGQAVNRPPVAIDKTVSVLVGIPTPILLEANDPDGDSFTVENLNDPSGMVVLGPIGLIIDVLALEVGTFNVTFNVVDSHGAVSGTATVTINASFPLVTTTTTTTTTTTVPVDTTTTTVPVDTTTTTTSSTTTTTVAPTTTTTTTTTTVAPTTTAPPDPGG; via the coding sequence ATGCCCATGACGTCGACGCCGAGCACTGTCACCTGGAAACAGGTCGTGGCCGCGATGGTGGCCACCGTGATGTGCTTGAGCGCGCTCGTGGTGGTGTTCCGCTCCGACGGTCTGCCGGCGGTCGACGCCGCATCGTCGCGAGCCACACGCTGGTTCGTTCACGAACCGAGTGGTCGTGCCGTGCTGGTCGACGGTTTCGGCGGCCGTGCACTCGCCAGTCGAGAGGCCGGTGTGCCCGGCGACGATCTCTTCGTCGCGGAAGGTGGTGGACAGGCCTACCTGCTCAACGACACCACCGGCGAAGTCCGCTCGATCGACACCGCCGAACTCCGCCTCGGCCCGCCGCAGGGACTGGCCTCGCTCGGCTCAGGGCTCGCCATCGCCCGCTCGGGAGCATCGGGACTGCTCGTCGCGAACCCGCTCGCCGGTGAGGCCACGCTGTCGCCGGCCGGCGCCGACTCCGTCGAGATCGCGTTCGACGCCGACCAGATCGCCGGCGTCGAGACCTTCGGCACCATCGCCCTCGGACCCGACGGATCGGTCTGGACCCTCGTCGACGGCACCCTCGATCGCGCCACGTCGGCATCGACCACCTCGGAGGACCTCGGCATCGCCGGCGGTCCCGACGGCGGATCGCTGTCGCTCGTCGGCAACCTGCCGCTCGTCCTCGACCGGGAAGGACGCCGTGTGCGTCTCGGCGGCGGCTCCTGGCAGGAGTTGCCCACGCAGATCGACGGCAGCGAGATCGTGCTGCAGCAGCCCGGACCGCAGCACTCGTGCGGCTGGGTCGGCGCCGACGACGACCTCTGGTGTGTGAGCGAAGACGGCATCGAGGTGTCGTCGACCGTGCCCGGCCTCGACGTCGACGGCAGCAGCCTGCTGGGCATCGCCGGCGATGCCGCGGCGCTCGTCCGGCGTGGTCCGACCCAGGTCGTCCAGTTCGACTGGCGCAGCCAGGAGATCCTCGACTCGCAACCGGCCACGGTGCTGAGCGACGCCGTTCTCAATGTCACCGTCACGACCGACATCGTGTGGGTCGACGACACCAACGGTGATTTCGTGTGGACGGTGCACCCGTGGGGCATCCAGCGGGTCAACAAGAACGATGCATCGCTGCTCGTGCTCGGGGCCGACGGCGACGTCGTGCAAGACGGCGATTCGGCCAAGGGCGACTCGGCCGGCGCCGACGACGGGGTCAGCACCACGCCCGACCTCCTCGAAGCCGACAACAACGGCACCGACGACCCGCCGCGAGCGGTCGACGACCAGGTCACCGCACGTTCCGGCAACTCGGTGCCGATCGCCGTCACGGCCAACGACTACGACCCCGACGGCGAAGCGATCGCGATCGTCGATGTGGCCACCCCTGGTCATGGCCTCGTCGAGATCGGCACGGCGTCGACCATCGTGTTCACGCCCGACGCCGGCTACGTCGGCCTCGATCAGTTCGAGTACACGATCGCCGACGGCGACGGCACGCGCGCGTCGGCGACGGTCAGCGTCGAGCTCCTGCCGCCCGGCGCGACCAACCAGTCGCCGATCGGTGCGCCCGACACGGCGCAGACCGGTCCCGGTCGCCCGGTCGTGGTCGAGGTGCTGCTCAACGACGTCGACCCGGAGCGCGACTCGTTGCGTATCGACACGTTCCTGCCACCAGCGAGCGGCGGCGATGTCGCCATCGTCGAAGGTCCGTCGGGCGCACCGGCGCTGCAGTTCACCCCGACCAACGGGTTCGAAGGCACCGCGACATTCTCGTACCGGCCGATCGACACGTTCGAGGCCGTCGGCGAAGACGTCGAGGTGCGTGTCGAAGTTGCCCGCCTCGGCGACGACAACCGTCCCCCCGTCGTGCGTCCCGACGCCGTTCGCACGCGTCGCAACACCGAGACGCCGCTCCCGGTGCTCGTCAACGACAAGGATCCCGACGGCGACCCGCTGTCGCTCTCGGTGGTTCGCCCGCTGCCCGACGGCCTCGACGTCGTCGTGCAGGGAGAACAGCTGGGCATCACTGCGCGAGCTGGTGCTGCCGACCAGGTTCCGTTCCAGTACGAGGTCGACGACGGCAACGGCAACGTCGTGCGCGGTGCCGTACTCGTGGTCGTGATCGACGACATCGAACCGAACCGGCCACCCGTCGTCTCCCCCGACATCGAGACCGCGGTCGTGGGTCAGACGATCCTCATCGACGTCACCGCCAACGACTCCGATCCCGACGGTGATCCGCTCGCCGTCGTCGCCACCAGCCAACCCGAGGGCCGGGGGACCGTCGCGTTGGCTGGTCGCAACCAGGTCGAGTTCATTGCGGCCGCGTTCGACGACGAGGAAGAATCCAACGCCCGCTTCACCTACACGGTGTCGGACGGCAACGGTCACGAGGTGGTCGGCGACGTCACGGTGACCGTGTTGGCGCAGGCGCTGCCCGAGCCTCCGTACGCCCAAGACGACTCCACGTTCACCTTCATGAACGAACCGGTCACGATCGACGTGCTGCGCAACGACGGCGACCCCTCGGGTGAACGTCCGACGCTGATCGGCCGACCCGGCTGTCCGGGAGGCGGCGTCGCCACCGTCACCGCCGACAGCCAGGTGCGGTACGACCCGCCGGCGAACGGCACCGGGGCCTACCGGTGCACCTACGAAGTCACCAACACCCAGGGGCTGCGCGACTCGGCGGCCATCATCATCTCGGTTCGCGAACCCGAGGTCACCAACGAGCCGCCGCGAGCCCTCGACGATCTCGTGTTCGTCGAGGTCAACGACTCGATCCCCGTCGACGTGTCGGCGAACGACACCGATCCCGACGGCAGCGACCTCGCGCTCAAGGTGACCTCGTCGACTCGCCCGATCGTCGGCTCCGCCGTGCGCAACGGCAACGTCATCACCTACACCGCCGGTCCCAACGTCGGAACCGCCACGATCGAGTACCAGATCGAAGACGAAGGCGGAGCGATCGCCACCGGCTTCATGCAGGTTCGGATCACCGAGGTGCAGAACCTCGCCCCGGTGGCGCGGATCGACACGCGGACCATTCCCGGTCCGGGCGTGCCGACCACGATCGACCTGCTCGACAACGACAGCGATCCCGACGACACCCCCGGTGGCCTCACCCTCGAAACGGCGTCGCTCACCTCGGGCGGCGGCACCCTGTCGCTGGTCGGTGGTGGAGTGGTCCAGATCAGCCCCGCCCCCGACTTCGTCGGAGCGATCACCGGCGTCTACTCGATCAGCGACGGCGACGGACTCACGTCGTCGTCGTCGTTCACGCTCAATGTGCTCGAACCGATCAACCGCGCACCGCTGGCAGCCGACGACGCTGCCTCGGTGGTCAACGGCGGCTCGGTCACCACCCCCGTGCTGTTCAACGACAGCGATCCCGACGGTGACTCGTTGAGTCTGTCGATCATCGGCGGCCCCGACCCGGCGCTGGGGTCAGCCAGCGTCACCGGCGATCAGAGCATCTCGTTCAGCGCGACCCCCGGCCAGTCGGGCGTGGCGATCGTCAACTACCAGGTCAGCGACGGCGAGCTCACCGACACCGCGTCGTTGCGCATCTCGATCGCCTCGTGCGCTCAATCGGCGCCGACCGCCGGCGACGCATTCCTCGAAACGGGCTACCAACAACCCATCGCCATCAACCTCGCCAACTACGCGAGCAACGGAACCGTCACCGAGGTCAACGGTCCGCCCACGTACCAGAACGGCACGTACACGCCGCCCGCCGGTACCAACGGCAACATCACGATCACCTACGCCGTCGTCAACGACTGCCGTCAGCGGGCCACCGGCACCATCACCGTCGACGTCAACCAGGATCCGGTCGGGCAGAACCAGTCGGTCACCCTCGGACGCGGCGAGGTCCGTGAGATCCCGGTCGGGGCAATCGCCAGCGACGACGAAGGGCTCATCATCTCGGGTTCGAGTGGTGCGCCCGGCTGGGTCACCACGGGGCCCGACCGCGTCGTGATCGCTCCGACGCAGGCCGTCGCCGACGGTGCGTACTCGTGGTCGGTCACGGTCACCGACCCAGGTGGTCTCACGGCCACGGTCGGTCTCACCGCGGTCGTCACCAACGAAGGCCCGCGAGCCGAGCCCGACACGATCGACGTCTCCGGTGGCGCCGCCACGGTCGACATCGTGGCGAACGACTCCGACCCCGACGGCCCCAACAGTGCGCTGCGAGTGCAGTCGGTGCCGTCGAGCATCACGTTCACCAACGGCAGCACGGGGACGGTGGCGTTGCAGCCCGACGGTCGCAGCATCAGAGTGACCCCAGGGTCCGGGCGAGGTCAGGCAACCTTCCAGTACACGATCGTCGACGGGTCGGGCGCGCTGTCGGCAGCGGCGACCGTCACGGTCAACGGTCAGGCGGTCAACCGGCCGCCGGTCGCGATCGACAAGACCGTCTCGGTGCTCGTCGGCATCCCGACGCCGATCCTGCTCGAGGCCAACGATCCCGACGGCGACAGTTTCACGGTCGAGAATCTCAACGATCCGTCCGGCATGGTCGTCCTCGGTCCGATCGGTCTGATCATCGACGTCCTCGCCCTCGAGGTCGGGACGTTCAACGTGACCTTCAACGTGGTCGATTCGCACGGAGCGGTGTCGGGAACCGCCACCGTCACGATCAACGCGTCGTTCCCGTTGGTCACGACCACCACCACGACGACCACGACGACCACGGTCCCCGTCGACACCACGACCACGACGGTGCCGGTCGACACCACCACCACGACCACGTCGAGCACCACGACCACCACGGTCGCGCCGACCACCACGACGACGACCACCACCACGACGGTGGCGCCGACCACGACGGCCCCACCGGATCCCGGCGGCTAG